A region of the Mycobacterium sp. NBC_00419 genome:
CCGGCCGCGGCGAACCGGCAATATCAGGAAACATTGGTTCTCAGATCATGCGACAGGTGAGGCAGCAGTGACGATCAGCGAACCCGTCAGCCACGTCGAGCGCGCCGTCAGCGCGCCGCCGCTCCCCACGGCGCACCGCCCCGGGGCCAAGCGGGCCGCCGGTATCGACGACGGCCTGATGGGGGTGGCCCTGCTGGCCGGACCCGCCAACGTGATCATGCAGCTGGCCCGGCCCGGCGTCGGCTACGGCGTGATGGAGAGCCGGGTGGAGAGCGGCCGGGTGGACCGCCATCCCATCAAGCGGGCCCGCACCACCTTCACCTACCTGGCGGTGGCCACCGGCGGCAGCGAGGAACAGAAGAAGGCCTACCGCCGCGCGGTCAACAAGTCGCACGCCCAGGTGTACTCGACCGACGACAGCCCGGTGCAGTACAACGCCTTCGACAAAGACCTCCAGCTGTGGGTGGCTGCGTGCCTGTACAAGGGAGCCGTCGACATCTACCGGATCTTCGTCGGCGAGATGGACGACGAGACCGCCGACCGGCACTACCGCGACGGCATGGCGTTGGGAACCACCTTGCAGGTTCCCGAATCGATGTGGCCGGCCGACCGGGCGGCGTTCGACCGGTACTGGCAGGAGTCGCTGGACCAGGTCCACATCGACGACGCGGTGCGGCATTACCTGTATCCGATCGCGGTGTCGCGGCTGCGGGGTGTGCGGCTACCCGGTCCGGTTCAGCGCGCCAACGAGGCCCTGGCGTTGCTGATCACCACCGGATTCCTGCCGCAGAAGTTCCGCGACGAGATGCGGCTGGAATGGAATGCCGACAAGCAGCGACAGTTCGACCGGCTGATGAGCGCGATCCGGTTCGGTAACAACCTCGCCCCACGGTTTGTGCGGGCGTTCCCGTTCAATGTGCTGTTGCGCGATCTGGATTGGCGGATCCGCACCGGGCGCCCACTGGTCTGACGACTGTCAGATTCCGCGCGTACCCTCGCGGACGTGCGTACTGACGATGACACCTGGGACATCACCACCAGCGTCGGATCGACGGCGCTGTTCGTCGCCTCGGCGCGGGCGCTGGAAGCGCGCAAGCCCGACCCACTGGTGATCGACGAGTATGCCGAGGTGTTCTGTCGTACGGTCGGCGGTCACTGGTCGGAGGTCCTCGACGGGTCGACAACCGCCAGCAAGCTGACGGGCGAATTCGGTGCCCACTTCGTGAACTTTCAGGCGGCCCGTACGCACTTCTTCGACAGCTACTTTCAGGCGGCGGTGGCATCCGGTGTTCGGCAGATGGTGATTTTGGCCGCCGGTTTGGATTCGCGCGCGTACCGATTGGACTGGCCGGACGAGACGGTCATCTACGAGTTGGACCAGCCGAAGGTGTTGGACTTCAAACGGGAGGTGCTCACCCGGCGAGGTGACCAACCCAACGCCGAGCGCCGTGAGATCGCCGTCGACCTTCGGTCGGACTGGCCACAAGCGCTGAAAGACAACGGCTTTCGTCCCGGCCAACCTGCAGCATTCCTGGCCGAGGGGTTGCTGATGTATCTGCCTGCCGGCACTCAGGAGCAGTTGTTCACCGGTATCGACGCCCTGGCCGCCTCAGGCAGCTTCACGGCAATCGAAGAGGGCGAGCCCATGCCGCCGCAGGCATTCGAGGCGGCCAAACGCGCTGAGCGGGCGGCCGGTACCGACGGCACCTTCTTCACCCTGATCTACAACCAGATGTTCGCCCCCGCCGCCGAGTGGTTCGGCGCGCATGGATGGAGCGCCCAACGGACACCGCTGTCCGAACTGCTGGCCGGATTGCAGCGACCGCTCCCAGAACCGGGCACGGAGGCCTTTCCGATGGTGCAATCCAACTCGTTGGTCAGCGCCGTCAAGAACTGACCCGAACGTCGGGCTGGTCCCACATCAGCGGTCGCAGGAATCGGTTGGTGCGTCGCAGATACTCAGGCTGGCTGACGTGCAGGATGTGGTTGCCGGGAAACCAGTGCAGCGCACAACGATCCCAGTGTTCCCACAAGGCCTCGGCCTGCTCGGGCGGGGCTAGCCGATCGCCCAGCCCGGTGATGATCAGCCGTCGCTCCTTGGGCACCAGCGGACGGTAGTTCAAGGGGCAGTGGTAAGCCGACGCGGCCACCGAGTCCTCGCGGCTCATGCCGCCGAGGTTGCGGCCCAGGGCCACCAGCTTGCTGGTCGGCCACCACTGGTCGAATGCGGATTCCGGCGTGACCACCGGGACGTTGGGGATCACCGCCTCCAACCGGTCGTCGACCGAGGCGATCAGTGCCGAGGTATAGCCGCCCAGTGACATCCCGGTCAGCGCGATGCGGTCGACGCCAGTCTCGCGCAACCAGTCCAGCACCGACCGGAAGTCATGCACCGCCTGGGCCATGGTCTCGGCGAATCCGGCCAGGCCCTGGGCGAAGATCCCGTAACCGCTGAAGGGAGAACCCTTTTCGGCGCGCCGGCCATGGAAGGGCATGGTGTAGAGCAGAACGTCGTAGCCGGTGCGATAGAACCATGGCAGCGAGAAGAACAGTCCGTTGAACAGGTACGCCGATCCCATGAACCCGTGAATGACGCACAGGGTGGGCCGTGGGCCGTCACCGTGGCGCCAATGCTGCGCCCACACGGTGTTGTTGCGCTCCAACGTCTTCCAGTGTGACCGCATGGCAGGGTTGACGGGTTCGAAACTGCTCTCGAACGAGATGTTGTGGACGTTGCCGTGCGCGATGTACTCGGCGACCGCGTTCCCCGGTCGGCTGGTGACGACCGGTGACACGGTGGGCGCCGGGAACGACAGCGCCGGATCCTGATGGCTCCCGAGCTCGGCGTAGAACTCGAGGTTCGTGCGTTCCCGCTTGGCCCCCGACCCGCGAAGAAGTCCGGTGGCGACCGACGGCAGCAGCGTGGCCCCGATGAGTGACGAGATCGCGGTGCGAAGAGCGAGGTCGGCGATCGCGGAGGTGTCGACCACGGTCCGCTGCAGCAGGGTCAGGTCCGAGCGGGCCGGTAGGCCGCCGCGTCCGGCGTCGGCACCCGGCACGTCGGGCACCGGAACCGGAATGGGCAAGTCGACATTCGACGTCATCGTCGTATCGCCTTTCCGGGGGACATCTGAGCGCTGGTAACCCCCGTCCGGATGCTAGCGGCCCGGATGCGTCACGACAGCCGGAACACCGTCGTCCCGCCGACTTTCATCGGCCGGTAATGGCCGGCCACCCAGTGGGCGATGTCGGTGCCGTTGGGGTCGCGGCCGCGCAGCCGCCCGCTGTCGATGTAGTAGCTGATCTTGCCGGCGTGAACCGCCTCGATGAACTGGTCGAGGGTGGGCACGGGATCGCTGCTCCATCCGCCGATCGCCATCACCGCCGTTCCGGTGGCAAGCTCCAGCGAGGCCGCCGCCTGCGAGCCCGGCGTGGCCGCCGACCAGGTGGTGTGGGTGTCGCGCAGTAGCTCGGCCAGCTTCGGGTCGACGTGCGCTGAGCCCGCTCCGATCATCGCGGTCTCCTCGAACCGCTGCCCCACGGTCGGCCATACGGTGGCGGTATGGGCAGCGTTGGGAATCGATCCGTTGTGCGGTGTGATTGCGGTGGCCACCGAGAACATCGTGGTGCCGCTCAGGGCGGCGAGCAGGGCGAGCGCCGCCGCGACCGGGGTCAGTCGCGGCCATCTCCACAGGGCGGCTGCCAACGCGATCACCCCGGCGGCCGCGGCGATCCCGATGGCCCAACGGCTCCACGCCGGTCCCAGCTCCGCGCGGTGCAACAGCACTACGCTCCACGCGGCCGCCGATAGCGTCATCACCGCAGCGCCCGGTCTGCTCCACACTGCGGTCAAGCCGATCAGCGCGCCGACGGCCGGCGCCAGCGCGACGGTGTAGTAGGGGTGCACCATGCCGCTCATGTAGCTGAACACCGCGGCGCTCACCACGAACCATCCGGTCCACATGACCAGGGCGGATTTCTCGACGCGGGTCAGCCGCCCCCGGACCGCCAGGTAGGTCCCGACACCGATCGCCACGATGACGGCGGGCAACAGCCAGGAGATTTCGTAACCCATCTCGGCCGAGAACAGCCGTGCCGGCCCCGCATGGGTACCCCAGCCGCCAGCGTGCGCGTCCGGCGGATGGACGTGGTTGCCGCCACCGACGATGCGGTCGACCCCGTTGTAACCCAATGCCAGGTTGAGCACGTTGTCGTCGGTGGATCCTCCGATGTACGGCCGCGAATCGGCCGGCCACAGCTGGACGACCGCCACCCACCAACCGCTCGAAACAATCAGGGCGCCAACGGCTCCCGCGACGTGGAGCGCTCGCCGGGCCACAGTGGTCGGGGCGAACAGCAGGTAGGTGAGCGCGAAGGCGGGTAGCACCAGCAGTGCGGCGAGCATCTTGGTCAGGAATGCGAAACCCAACGCCACACCGACGAGCGCCAGCCACCGCCACGACGCCGTGCGCACCGCGCGCATCAGGAAGTACGCCGCCACGGTGATCAGCAGGACCATGAGCGCGTCGGGGTTGTTGTAGCGGAACATCAGGGTGGCGGCCGGCGTGACGGCAAGTACGGACCCGGCGATCAGACCGGCTACCGCGCCCCGGGTCGGATCGTCGAGCGTGCGGCGCACGGTCGCGTACAGGACGGCGACGGCGGCCACACCCATCAACGCTTCGGGAACCAGCACGGCCCAGCTGTTCATCCCGAACAGGCGAACCGAGAGGCCGGTGACCCACAGCGAGGCCGGAGGCTTGTCGACGGTAATGAAACTGTTGGGGTCCAGCGAGCCGAAGAACCACGCCTTCCAGCTCTTGGCGCCCGACTGCGCGGCCGCCGCGTAGAAGGCGTTGCCGTAGCCGTTGATCGACAGGTTCCACAGGTACAGCGCGGCGGTGACGACCAGCAGGCCGAGTAGTGCGAAGCGGGGCCAACGCAAAGTCACGGCACTACGGTGCCGTAACCGTCTGGGAAGTTGCTGTGGATTACCGACTCAGGTCGGCAGGCCCTCGCGCTCGGCGTCGGAGCGGTAGCGGTCCACCCACTCGTCGGAGCGTTGGTCGGCCTGCCGTTCCAGGACCGGGGCCGGGGCCAGCCGCGGATCCTGGCCGACGGCCTCGAGTACCTGCGCCACCACCTGAGTCAGGTTGCGCCACAACACCGGATAGGGGACGTCGATCGGGTGGACGTCCTCCTCGACGAACCAGGTGCGCCACCCCTCCTCCTGGGCGCGCAACATCGTCACCACGTGGGCGATCGCCCCGGCGTGATACTCGGCCCTGGCGTCTCGCACCGGGTCCGGACGGCCGCGCCAGACCCGGGTTTGTACGGCCCGCCAGAACGACACGGCCTGTGAGATGACATCGGGACGGTAGACGTGGATCAGGACCGGATCGCTGCCGACGACGTCGCGGATGGCCGACAGCAGGCCCGACCCGGATCGGTCGGGAAGATCCTTGGCGCGGCTGAGTAGCAGGGGTGTCTGGTTCCACATCAGCTTGCCGCCCCAGATGCCGTTGGGGGTGCGGCCGACGGTGCGAATGTAATCACGCCAGATCTCGGCGGGTGCCAGGTCCGGTTTGCCCTCGATCAGGGGGTCGAGCAGCCGCAGGATCGAGTCGTCGTCGACGT
Encoded here:
- a CDS encoding oxygenase MpaB family protein; the protein is MTISEPVSHVERAVSAPPLPTAHRPGAKRAAGIDDGLMGVALLAGPANVIMQLARPGVGYGVMESRVESGRVDRHPIKRARTTFTYLAVATGGSEEQKKAYRRAVNKSHAQVYSTDDSPVQYNAFDKDLQLWVAACLYKGAVDIYRIFVGEMDDETADRHYRDGMALGTTLQVPESMWPADRAAFDRYWQESLDQVHIDDAVRHYLYPIAVSRLRGVRLPGPVQRANEALALLITTGFLPQKFRDEMRLEWNADKQRQFDRLMSAIRFGNNLAPRFVRAFPFNVLLRDLDWRIRTGRPLV
- a CDS encoding SAM-dependent methyltransferase; this encodes MRTDDDTWDITTSVGSTALFVASARALEARKPDPLVIDEYAEVFCRTVGGHWSEVLDGSTTASKLTGEFGAHFVNFQAARTHFFDSYFQAAVASGVRQMVILAAGLDSRAYRLDWPDETVIYELDQPKVLDFKREVLTRRGDQPNAERREIAVDLRSDWPQALKDNGFRPGQPAAFLAEGLLMYLPAGTQEQLFTGIDALAASGSFTAIEEGEPMPPQAFEAAKRAERAAGTDGTFFTLIYNQMFAPAAEWFGAHGWSAQRTPLSELLAGLQRPLPEPGTEAFPMVQSNSLVSAVKN
- a CDS encoding alpha/beta hydrolase family protein codes for the protein MTSNVDLPIPVPVPDVPGADAGRGGLPARSDLTLLQRTVVDTSAIADLALRTAISSLIGATLLPSVATGLLRGSGAKRERTNLEFYAELGSHQDPALSFPAPTVSPVVTSRPGNAVAEYIAHGNVHNISFESSFEPVNPAMRSHWKTLERNNTVWAQHWRHGDGPRPTLCVIHGFMGSAYLFNGLFFSLPWFYRTGYDVLLYTMPFHGRRAEKGSPFSGYGIFAQGLAGFAETMAQAVHDFRSVLDWLRETGVDRIALTGMSLGGYTSALIASVDDRLEAVIPNVPVVTPESAFDQWWPTSKLVALGRNLGGMSREDSVAASAYHCPLNYRPLVPKERRLIITGLGDRLAPPEQAEALWEHWDRCALHWFPGNHILHVSQPEYLRRTNRFLRPLMWDQPDVRVSS
- a CDS encoding ArnT family glycosyltransferase, which produces MTLRWPRFALLGLLVVTAALYLWNLSINGYGNAFYAAAAQSGAKSWKAWFFGSLDPNSFITVDKPPASLWVTGLSVRLFGMNSWAVLVPEALMGVAAVAVLYATVRRTLDDPTRGAVAGLIAGSVLAVTPAATLMFRYNNPDALMVLLITVAAYFLMRAVRTASWRWLALVGVALGFAFLTKMLAALLVLPAFALTYLLFAPTTVARRALHVAGAVGALIVSSGWWVAVVQLWPADSRPYIGGSTDDNVLNLALGYNGVDRIVGGGNHVHPPDAHAGGWGTHAGPARLFSAEMGYEISWLLPAVIVAIGVGTYLAVRGRLTRVEKSALVMWTGWFVVSAAVFSYMSGMVHPYYTVALAPAVGALIGLTAVWSRPGAAVMTLSAAAWSVVLLHRAELGPAWSRWAIGIAAAAGVIALAAALWRWPRLTPVAAALALLAALSGTTMFSVATAITPHNGSIPNAAHTATVWPTVGQRFEETAMIGAGSAHVDPKLAELLRDTHTTWSAATPGSQAAASLELATGTAVMAIGGWSSDPVPTLDQFIEAVHAGKISYYIDSGRLRGRDPNGTDIAHWVAGHYRPMKVGGTTVFRLS
- the stf0 gene encoding trehalose 2-sulfotransferase — protein: MPDPASAYLVLASQRSGSTLLVESLRATGVAGEPAEFFQYLPSTSMSPQPREWFADVDDDSILRLLDPLIEGKPDLAPAEIWRDYIRTVGRTPNGIWGGKLMWNQTPLLLSRAKDLPDRSGSGLLSAIRDVVGSDPVLIHVYRPDVISQAVSFWRAVQTRVWRGRPDPVRDARAEYHAGAIAHVVTMLRAQEEGWRTWFVEEDVHPIDVPYPVLWRNLTQVVAQVLEAVGQDPRLAPAPVLERQADQRSDEWVDRYRSDAEREGLPT